In Duganella zoogloeoides, a single genomic region encodes these proteins:
- the purM gene encoding phosphoribosylformylglycinamidine cyclo-ligase has protein sequence MSQPSNVSLSYRDAGVDIDAGDALVEAIKPFAKRTLREGVLGGLGGFGAMFEISKKFKEPVLVSGTDGVGTKLKLAFELNRHDTVGIDLVAMSVNDILVQGAEPLFFLDYFACGKLDVAIATDVIKGIAQGCEQAGCALIGGETAEMPSMYPAGEYDLAGFAVGAVEKSQIIDGTKIAPGDVILGLASSGVHSNGYSLVRKIIEVAKPDLEGDFHGRKLADVLMQPTRIYVKPLLALMASLEVKGMVHITGGGLVENIPRVLQPGLVAELDGKSWTMPPLFTWLQQHGGVADAEMHRVFNCGIGMTVIVSQENAAAAIAQLEAAGETVYTIGKIRARVGDEHQTIVV, from the coding sequence ATGAGCCAACCTTCAAATGTTTCCCTGTCCTACCGTGACGCCGGCGTCGATATCGATGCAGGTGACGCCTTAGTCGAAGCGATCAAGCCATTTGCCAAGCGCACCCTGCGCGAAGGCGTGTTGGGCGGCCTCGGTGGTTTCGGCGCCATGTTTGAGATCAGCAAGAAGTTCAAGGAGCCGGTCCTGGTCTCGGGCACCGACGGCGTGGGCACCAAGCTCAAGCTGGCATTCGAGCTGAACCGTCACGACACGGTCGGCATCGACCTGGTGGCCATGAGCGTCAACGACATCCTGGTGCAGGGCGCCGAGCCGCTGTTTTTCCTCGACTATTTCGCCTGCGGCAAGCTCGACGTGGCCATCGCCACCGACGTCATCAAGGGCATCGCCCAGGGTTGCGAACAAGCCGGTTGCGCGCTGATCGGCGGCGAAACCGCTGAAATGCCAAGCATGTACCCGGCCGGCGAATACGACCTGGCCGGTTTCGCGGTGGGCGCGGTGGAAAAATCGCAGATCATCGACGGCACCAAGATCGCCCCGGGCGACGTGATCCTGGGCCTGGCGTCGTCGGGCGTGCACTCCAACGGTTACTCGCTGGTGCGCAAAATCATCGAAGTAGCGAAACCTGACCTGGAAGGCGACTTCCACGGCCGTAAACTCGCCGACGTGCTGATGCAGCCTACCCGCATCTACGTCAAGCCGCTGCTGGCGCTGATGGCGTCGCTGGAAGTCAAAGGCATGGTCCACATCACCGGTGGCGGCCTGGTCGAAAACATCCCACGCGTGCTGCAGCCTGGCCTGGTCGCCGAGCTGGACGGCAAATCGTGGACCATGCCACCACTGTTCACCTGGCTGCAACAGCACGGCGGCGTGGCCGACGCTGAAATGCACCGCGTGTTCAATTGCGGCATCGGCATGACCGTGATCGTCTCGCAAGAGAACGCCGCAGCAGCGATTGCCCAGCTGGAAGCGGCTGGCGAAACCGTGTACACCATCGGCAAGATCCGCGCGCGCGTGGGTGACGAGCACCAGACTATCGTGGTGTAA
- a CDS encoding HipA domain-containing protein, translating to MGRGRKIKAASYPRLAEELRRIGAPMEDWKELFGRMVFNAMVRNDDDHCRNHAVYYRERDGAWRLSPAFDLVPSTDDTPTSLQLQLSRGSREISRASVLADYRRFGFHDSEEAQRFMDILIKRITDTFDLIRDLLPPDMVTVIALRVQANRALLMGRS from the coding sequence GTGGGTCGTGGTCGCAAGATAAAAGCAGCAAGCTACCCCAGGCTGGCAGAAGAACTGCGCCGCATCGGTGCTCCAATGGAAGACTGGAAAGAACTGTTCGGCCGCATGGTATTTAATGCGATGGTGAGAAACGACGACGATCATTGCCGCAACCACGCCGTGTACTACAGGGAGCGTGACGGCGCATGGCGCCTGTCGCCAGCGTTCGACCTTGTCCCCAGCACGGACGACACGCCGACATCGCTGCAACTTCAATTGAGCAGGGGGAGCCGGGAGATTTCGAGGGCATCGGTGCTGGCCGATTACCGGCGCTTCGGCTTTCACGATAGCGAGGAGGCACAGCGTTTCATGGACATCCTGATCAAGCGGATTACGGACACTTTCGATCTCATTCGGGATCTGCTGCCGCCCGACATGGTCACGGTCATCGCGCTGCGCGTCCAGGCCAACAGGGCCTTGCTGATGGGTAGGAGCTAA
- a CDS encoding alpha/beta hydrolase family protein: MAEAVSSPAPAAPPPIASFFSNPAFNGAMLSPNGRYLAAFTGARDRRDGLAVVDLTTMEAAMVAQFRDTDIGQARWVNNERLLFSTVDRTQGRRDVRFAPGVFAVNRDGKQFRQLAKRNEQFIRAGGDRDDMLPWHTFMLDQDGPQTGDDVYVTDAGIIAPGILVSQDLVRVNTRNGLSRPVDHPGTAQDWLLDHQGEPRLVETLDQNIQKIQYLDPVTGAWRVLASFNAYTANRNSFSPLAFGPDGSLYVVANGGQDLSALYQYDLKNNKLGQRLVTLDGFDFQGHLVISNDKLLGVRGDGDAEGSVWFDPGMQALQQKIDARLPGLVNLVTPPKRPETPWVLVESYSDRQPRRFLVFNTETGKMSEVGNVAPAIKASAMGTRDLVQYTARDGLTIPAWLTLPPGSKDKNLPMVVLVHGGPFMRGDNWNWNANAQFLASRGYAVLEPEFRGSTGHGNAHFMAGWKQWGLKMQDDIADGTRWAIAQGTADAKRICIAGASYGGYSTLMGLINDPDLYKCGINWIGVTDIDLMYDSGWRYSSDMSAGWKQYGMPELVADQVKDAAQIQATSPLRRAAEIRQPLLLAYGGADVRVPLNHGIKFYDAVKKTNPNVEWVEYEEEGHGWALPKNRIDFWGRVEKFLDKQIGAGG; this comes from the coding sequence ATGGCAGAGGCTGTCTCCAGCCCGGCGCCAGCCGCGCCGCCGCCGATTGCCAGCTTCTTCAGCAACCCCGCCTTCAACGGCGCCATGCTCTCGCCGAACGGCCGCTACCTGGCCGCCTTCACCGGCGCCAGGGACCGGCGCGACGGCCTGGCGGTGGTGGACCTGACCACGATGGAAGCGGCCATGGTGGCGCAGTTCCGCGATACCGATATCGGCCAGGCGCGCTGGGTCAACAACGAGCGGCTGCTGTTTTCCACCGTGGACCGCACCCAGGGCCGGCGCGACGTGCGCTTTGCGCCCGGCGTGTTTGCGGTCAACCGCGACGGCAAGCAGTTCCGCCAGCTGGCCAAGCGCAACGAACAGTTCATCCGCGCCGGCGGCGACCGCGACGACATGCTGCCGTGGCATACATTCATGCTGGACCAGGACGGTCCGCAAACCGGCGACGACGTCTATGTGACCGACGCCGGCATCATCGCGCCCGGCATCCTGGTTTCGCAAGACCTGGTGCGCGTCAACACCCGCAACGGCCTGTCGCGCCCGGTTGATCATCCCGGCACGGCGCAGGACTGGCTGCTCGACCACCAGGGCGAACCGCGCCTGGTGGAAACGCTGGACCAGAACATCCAGAAAATCCAGTACCTCGACCCGGTCACCGGCGCCTGGCGCGTGCTGGCCAGTTTCAACGCCTACACCGCCAACAGGAACAGCTTTTCGCCGCTGGCGTTCGGGCCGGACGGCAGCCTGTACGTGGTGGCCAACGGCGGCCAGGACCTGAGCGCGCTGTACCAATACGACCTCAAGAACAACAAGCTGGGCCAGCGCCTGGTCACACTCGATGGTTTCGACTTTCAGGGCCACCTGGTGATCAGCAACGACAAGCTGCTGGGCGTGCGTGGCGATGGCGACGCCGAGGGCTCGGTGTGGTTCGATCCCGGCATGCAGGCGCTGCAACAGAAAATCGACGCCAGGCTGCCGGGCCTGGTCAACCTGGTGACCCCGCCCAAGCGGCCGGAAACGCCGTGGGTGCTGGTGGAATCGTACTCGGACCGGCAGCCGCGCCGCTTCCTGGTGTTCAACACCGAGACCGGCAAGATGAGCGAAGTGGGCAATGTGGCGCCCGCGATCAAGGCGTCCGCCATGGGCACGCGCGACCTGGTGCAGTACACCGCGCGCGACGGCCTGACCATTCCCGCCTGGCTGACCTTGCCGCCGGGTAGCAAGGACAAGAATTTGCCGATGGTGGTGCTGGTCCACGGCGGCCCGTTCATGCGCGGCGATAACTGGAACTGGAACGCCAACGCCCAGTTCCTGGCCTCGCGCGGCTACGCGGTGCTGGAACCGGAGTTTCGCGGCAGCACCGGCCACGGCAACGCCCACTTCATGGCCGGCTGGAAGCAATGGGGCCTGAAAATGCAGGACGACATTGCCGACGGCACGCGCTGGGCGATTGCCCAGGGCACGGCCGACGCCAAACGCATCTGCATTGCCGGCGCCAGCTATGGCGGCTATTCGACCCTGATGGGCCTGATCAACGATCCCGACCTCTACAAGTGCGGCATCAACTGGATCGGCGTTACCGATATCGACCTGATGTACGACAGCGGCTGGCGCTACAGCTCGGACATGTCGGCCGGCTGGAAGCAATACGGCATGCCCGAGCTGGTGGCCGACCAGGTCAAGGATGCGGCGCAGATCCAGGCCACGTCGCCGCTGCGGCGCGCGGCCGAGATCCGCCAGCCGCTGCTGCTGGCCTACGGCGGCGCCGACGTGCGCGTGCCACTGAACCACGGCATCAAGTTTTACGACGCCGTCAAGAAGACCAATCCGAACGTCGAATGGGTCGAGTACGAAGAGGAAGGCCACGGCTGGGCGCTGCCGAAGAACCGCATCGACTTCTGGGGCCGGGTGGAAAAATTCCTCGACAAGCAGATCGGCGCGGGCGGCTAG
- a CDS encoding S9 family peptidase, with the protein MCSTRVFARCARYTVLAAVVANAALATLARAAESAPATVAQRPPIADFFENPEFSGALLSPTGKYLAVRIGSKDQRDRLAVVTLADTSVKVVATFGDADIGSFQWVNDERLVFTATDRTVGQGDARYGPGLYAINRDASKFIQLASRSGKSLFTGGSMIRNRDMLPANTYLLGQKAAQDSEFVYVVRPEMSGASQVHETGLLRLNTLTGRATPVTGAPDDSKRWLLDDKGEPRIVTTSKKGISTIQYRDPATSTWRELATYNTYTGGKDGFSPRAFGPDGTLYVVTHAGKDTTSLHKYDLATNQVAPQPLVQIDGYDFSGGLVTANGKLLGVRYLADASGTTWFDAGMQAMQEKIDAMLPNTVNLLSVPTRSETPWVLVIAYADQFPSRTLLYNSETGSLTTVGGSHPKIKPEQMARQTLVHYKARDGLTIPAWLTLPKGGGKNLPLVVLVHGGPHVRGNTWGWNADSQFLASRGYAVLEPEYRGSTGFGVSHFRAGWKQWGLKMQDDIADGARWVIAQGTADPKRICIAGASYGGYSTLMGLINDKDLYQCGINWVGVTDINMMYDGHWNFASDLSETWKQYGMPQLVGDQVKDADQFKATSPLLRAAEIKQPLLLAYGGADRRVPLPHGTKFYKAVRQTNPNVEWVEYEEEGHGWALPKNRIDFWGRVEKFLDKHIGQAGAAAAVTGTGNAPGAAQ; encoded by the coding sequence ATGTGCTCCACCCGAGTTTTCGCACGCTGCGCCCGCTACACAGTACTGGCCGCTGTTGTGGCCAACGCCGCGCTTGCCACGCTGGCGCGCGCCGCCGAGTCGGCGCCAGCCACGGTCGCCCAACGGCCGCCGATCGCCGACTTCTTTGAAAACCCCGAGTTCAGCGGCGCCCTGCTCTCGCCCACCGGCAAATACCTGGCGGTGCGCATCGGCAGCAAGGACCAGCGCGACCGCCTGGCGGTGGTTACGCTGGCCGACACCAGCGTCAAGGTGGTGGCCACCTTTGGCGATGCCGACATTGGCAGCTTCCAGTGGGTCAATGACGAGCGACTGGTGTTTACCGCCACCGACCGCACCGTGGGCCAGGGCGACGCGCGCTATGGTCCGGGCCTGTACGCGATCAACCGCGATGCCAGCAAGTTCATCCAGCTGGCCAGCCGCAGCGGCAAGTCGCTGTTTACCGGCGGCAGCATGATACGCAACCGCGACATGTTGCCGGCCAATACCTATCTGCTGGGCCAGAAGGCCGCGCAGGACAGCGAGTTCGTGTACGTGGTGCGTCCCGAGATGTCGGGGGCCAGCCAGGTGCACGAGACGGGCCTGCTTCGCCTCAACACCCTGACCGGGCGGGCCACGCCGGTGACCGGCGCCCCCGATGACAGCAAGCGGTGGCTGCTCGACGACAAGGGCGAGCCGCGCATCGTCACCACGTCCAAAAAAGGCATCAGCACGATCCAGTACCGCGATCCCGCCACCAGCACCTGGCGCGAACTGGCCACGTACAACACCTATACCGGCGGCAAGGACGGATTCTCGCCACGCGCCTTCGGCCCGGACGGCACGCTGTACGTGGTCACCCACGCCGGCAAGGACACCACGTCGCTGCATAAATACGACCTGGCCACCAACCAGGTGGCGCCGCAGCCGCTGGTACAGATCGACGGCTACGACTTTAGCGGCGGCCTGGTCACTGCCAACGGCAAGCTGCTCGGCGTGCGCTACCTGGCCGATGCCAGCGGCACCACCTGGTTCGACGCCGGCATGCAGGCGATGCAGGAAAAGATCGACGCCATGCTCCCCAACACCGTCAACCTGCTGAGCGTGCCCACCCGGTCCGAAACGCCGTGGGTGCTGGTGATTGCCTATGCCGACCAGTTCCCGTCGCGCACCCTGCTCTACAACAGCGAGACCGGCAGTTTGACCACGGTGGGCGGCAGCCATCCGAAGATCAAGCCCGAACAGATGGCGCGCCAGACCCTGGTGCACTACAAGGCCCGCGACGGCCTGACCATTCCGGCGTGGCTCACCTTGCCCAAGGGCGGCGGCAAGAACCTGCCGCTGGTGGTGCTGGTGCACGGCGGCCCGCATGTGCGCGGCAATACCTGGGGCTGGAACGCGGACAGCCAGTTCCTGGCCTCGCGCGGCTACGCGGTGCTGGAACCCGAATATCGCGGCAGCACCGGCTTCGGCGTCAGCCACTTCCGCGCCGGCTGGAAGCAATGGGGCCTGAAAATGCAGGACGATATCGCCGACGGCGCACGCTGGGTGATTGCCCAGGGCACGGCAGATCCCAAACGCATCTGCATTGCCGGCGCCAGCTATGGCGGCTATTCCACCTTGATGGGCCTGATCAACGACAAGGACTTGTACCAGTGCGGCATCAACTGGGTGGGCGTGACCGACATCAACATGATGTACGACGGCCACTGGAACTTCGCGTCCGACCTCTCCGAGACCTGGAAGCAGTACGGTATGCCGCAACTGGTCGGCGACCAGGTCAAGGATGCCGACCAGTTCAAGGCCACGTCGCCGCTGCTGCGCGCAGCCGAGATCAAGCAGCCGCTGCTGCTGGCCTACGGCGGCGCCGACCGCCGCGTGCCGCTGCCGCATGGCACCAAGTTCTACAAGGCTGTCAGGCAGACCAATCCGAACGTGGAATGGGTCGAATACGAAGAAGAAGGCCACGGCTGGGCGCTGCCGAAGAACCGCATCGACTTCTGGGGCCGGGTGGAGAAATTCCTCGACAAGCATATCGGCCAGGCTGGTGCCGCAGCAGCCGTGACCGGGACCGGGAACGCACCTGGAGCCGCGCAATGA
- a CDS encoding histidinol-phosphatase, with protein sequence MKKLALFDLDHTLLPIDSDHEWGEFLVRLGAVDAVEFARRNDAFYAQYQAGTIDPVEYLEFALGTLAQFPRAKLDEMRAQFMTEVVVPNIRPAALALLKQHQDAGDLVAIVTATNHFVTEPIARALGVEHLIAAMPELDADGNVTGRLLGTPTQGKGKITHTEAWLAKMGKTFADFDTVHFYSDSHNDLPLMSLVSHPVATNANATLKTHATAQGWQLIELFND encoded by the coding sequence ATGAAAAAACTCGCCTTATTTGACCTCGACCACACCCTGCTGCCCATCGATTCCGACCACGAGTGGGGCGAGTTCCTGGTCCGCCTCGGCGCTGTCGATGCCGTCGAATTCGCCCGCCGCAACGATGCCTTCTACGCCCAGTACCAGGCCGGCACCATCGACCCGGTCGAGTACCTGGAGTTCGCGCTGGGCACGCTGGCGCAGTTCCCACGCGCCAAACTGGACGAGATGCGCGCACAATTCATGACCGAGGTGGTCGTGCCCAACATCCGCCCGGCCGCGCTGGCGCTGCTCAAACAGCACCAGGATGCCGGCGATCTGGTCGCCATCGTCACGGCCACCAACCATTTCGTCACCGAGCCGATCGCCCGTGCGCTGGGCGTGGAGCACCTGATCGCCGCCATGCCCGAGTTGGACGCGGACGGCAACGTCACCGGCCGCCTGCTGGGCACGCCCACCCAAGGCAAGGGCAAGATCACCCATACCGAGGCGTGGCTGGCCAAGATGGGCAAGACTTTCGCCGATTTCGACACGGTCCACTTCTACAGCGACTCGCACAACGACCTGCCCCTGATGTCGCTGGTGAGCCACCCGGTGGCCACCAATGCCAACGCCACCCTGAAAACGCACGCCACCGCCCAAGGCTGGCAACTGATTGAACTGTTCAATGATTAA
- a CDS encoding helix-turn-helix domain-containing protein, whose translation MGRTRIEQADFPTLVCERLKEWGLSIRKQRVAQGILAVDLCSRLGISHPTLRRLELGEPTIGAVHYLSALHVLGIMEMTAPQPDPTLWRMNTEAPRARASNKHDDEYF comes from the coding sequence ATGGGACGCACGCGGATCGAGCAGGCAGACTTCCCTACGCTGGTCTGCGAACGGCTCAAGGAGTGGGGTTTGAGTATCAGAAAGCAGCGGGTGGCCCAGGGCATACTGGCAGTGGACTTGTGCAGCAGATTGGGCATCTCGCATCCGACACTGCGCCGACTTGAACTTGGTGAACCAACCATCGGCGCCGTCCATTACTTGTCGGCACTGCATGTGCTGGGGATCATGGAAATGACGGCGCCGCAACCTGATCCCACCCTCTGGCGCATGAACACCGAAGCACCGCGTGCGCGCGCTTCAAACAAACATGATGATGAGTACTTCTGA
- a CDS encoding 6-phosphofructokinase, whose protein sequence is MTSGKILVAQGGGPTAVINQSLAGVVLEARRFRDCTRVYGAMHGVRGIIDENLVDLTRETSQNLEMVAATPSSALGSTRDKPDMAYCAEIFKVLRAHEIEQFYYIGGNDSSDTVRIVSEQAQQANYALRCIHIPKTIDNDLVGNDHTPGFPSAARFVAQAFAGANLDNAALPGVYVGVVMGRHAGFLTAAAALGKKFPDDGPHLIYLPERVFSLDQFLRDVKDVYARYGRCVVAVSEGIHDASGAAIATLLSQEVERDAHGNVQLSGTGALADLLCDEIKAKLGIKRVRGDTFGYLQRSFIGCVSDVDQREAREVGEKAVQFAMWGDRDGSVAIKRTGFYSVDYELQALQDVAGKTRVMEDEFISACGTDVTDAFRMYLRPLLGSGMPDAFRLRPAPVKKILKP, encoded by the coding sequence ATGACGTCAGGCAAAATCCTGGTAGCGCAAGGGGGCGGACCCACCGCCGTGATCAACCAGTCTCTGGCCGGCGTGGTGCTCGAAGCACGGCGCTTTCGCGACTGCACCCGCGTCTATGGCGCCATGCACGGCGTGCGCGGCATCATCGACGAGAACCTGGTGGATTTAACGCGCGAAACCAGTCAGAACCTGGAGATGGTGGCCGCCACGCCGTCGTCGGCGCTCGGCTCCACCCGCGACAAGCCCGATATGGCCTATTGCGCCGAAATCTTCAAGGTGCTGCGCGCCCACGAGATCGAACAGTTTTACTATATCGGCGGCAACGATTCGTCCGACACCGTGCGCATCGTCAGCGAGCAGGCGCAACAGGCCAACTACGCGCTGCGCTGCATCCACATCCCCAAGACCATCGACAACGACCTGGTGGGCAATGACCACACGCCGGGATTTCCGTCCGCCGCGCGCTTCGTCGCGCAAGCGTTTGCCGGCGCCAACCTCGACAATGCCGCCCTGCCCGGTGTGTACGTGGGCGTGGTGATGGGCCGCCACGCCGGTTTCCTCACCGCCGCTGCCGCGCTAGGCAAAAAATTCCCGGACGACGGCCCGCACCTGATCTACCTGCCCGAACGGGTGTTTTCGCTCGACCAGTTCCTGCGCGACGTCAAAGACGTGTATGCGCGTTACGGGCGCTGCGTGGTGGCGGTATCGGAGGGCATCCACGACGCCTCGGGCGCGGCGATCGCCACCTTGCTGTCGCAGGAAGTCGAGCGCGACGCCCATGGCAATGTGCAACTGTCGGGCACCGGTGCGCTGGCCGATTTGCTGTGCGACGAGATCAAGGCCAAGCTTGGCATCAAGCGCGTGCGCGGCGATACCTTCGGCTATTTGCAGCGCTCGTTCATTGGCTGCGTCTCGGACGTCGATCAGCGCGAGGCGCGCGAAGTGGGAGAAAAAGCGGTGCAGTTCGCCATGTGGGGCGACCGCGACGGCTCGGTCGCCATCAAGCGCACCGGCTTCTATTCGGTCGATTACGAATTGCAGGCCTTGCAGGACGTGGCCGGCAAGACTCGGGTGATGGAGGACGAGTTCATCAGTGCCTGCGGCACGGATGTGACCGATGCGTTCAGGATGTACCTGCGCCCGCTCTTGGGCTCGGGGATGCCCGATGCGTTCCGGCTAAGGCCGGCGCCGGTGAAGAAGATACTCAAGCCCTAG
- the folK gene encoding 2-amino-4-hydroxy-6-hydroxymethyldihydropteridine diphosphokinase codes for MSIIAKPDEGGFAFTIAYIGIGANLGDARANVADAFERLQKLAGCTLMATSSLYRTAPIDSSGDDYINAVARIATTLDAAALLRGLHAIEQAHGRERPYRNAPRTLDLDLLLYGDAVIDTPALSVPHPRITERAFVLVPLLELAPAIHIPGRGAAHDYLAAVADQAISPL; via the coding sequence ATGAGCATCATCGCCAAACCGGATGAAGGCGGCTTCGCCTTCACCATCGCCTACATCGGCATCGGCGCCAACCTTGGCGACGCCCGCGCCAACGTGGCCGACGCCTTCGAGCGCCTGCAAAAGCTCGCGGGCTGCACGCTGATGGCCACCTCCAGCCTGTACCGCACGGCCCCCATCGACTCCAGCGGCGACGACTACATCAACGCAGTGGCGCGCATCGCCACCACGCTCGATGCCGCAGCGCTGCTGCGCGGCCTGCACGCCATCGAACAGGCGCACGGGCGCGAGCGTCCCTACCGCAACGCCCCGCGCACGCTGGACCTGGACCTGCTGCTGTATGGCGACGCCGTGATCGACACCCCGGCCTTGAGCGTGCCGCATCCGCGCATCACCGAGCGCGCCTTCGTGCTGGTGCCGCTGCTCGAACTGGCCCCGGCCATCCATATTCCCGGTCGCGGCGCGGCGCACGATTATCTTGCCGCCGTGGCCGACCAGGCTATTTCCCCTCTTTAG
- the hda gene encoding DnaA regulatory inactivator Hda, whose protein sequence is MKQLVLDLGADQPHSLDAFEVGQNAEAMALLAQFASRTAREHFAYLWGNAGVGKTHLLKALASAGGEAEQLRARYISPFSIETEFVYSPDVDLYLLDDCEKLSPVAQIDAFALFNEIRANNAFMVCSGAVAPAVLPVREDLRTRMGWGLIYQVHGLTDDEKVAALGAAATARGLTLSPGVIPYLLSHFQRDMSSLSTMLDSLDQYSLETQRPITLPLLREWLQAEAKE, encoded by the coding sequence ATGAAGCAGCTGGTGCTCGACTTGGGCGCGGACCAGCCGCACAGTCTCGACGCGTTCGAGGTTGGCCAAAATGCCGAGGCGATGGCGCTGCTGGCCCAGTTCGCCTCGCGCACGGCGCGCGAGCACTTCGCCTATCTCTGGGGCAATGCCGGCGTGGGCAAGACCCACCTGTTGAAAGCGCTGGCCTCGGCGGGCGGCGAAGCCGAGCAGCTGCGCGCGCGCTACATTTCGCCGTTCTCGATCGAAACCGAATTCGTCTATTCCCCCGACGTTGACCTGTACCTGCTCGACGACTGCGAAAAGCTGTCGCCGGTCGCCCAGATCGACGCCTTTGCCCTGTTTAACGAAATCCGCGCCAACAACGCCTTCATGGTCTGCAGCGGTGCGGTGGCCCCGGCAGTGTTGCCGGTGCGCGAGGATTTGCGCACCCGCATGGGCTGGGGCCTGATCTACCAGGTGCATGGCTTGACCGACGATGAAAAGGTCGCCGCGCTGGGCGCAGCGGCCACCGCGCGCGGCTTGACGCTGTCGCCGGGCGTGATACCCTACCTCTTATCTCATTTCCAGCGAGACATGAGTTCCCTGTCGACCATGCTCGATTCGCTGGATCAATATTCACTGGAAACCCAACGCCCGATCACGCTGCCGCTGTTGCGCGAGTGGTTGCAGGCGGAAGCAAAAGAATGA
- the pcnB gene encoding polynucleotide adenylyltransferase PcnB: protein MIKKLIRKILGTKTKVRDTNTPVVLGPDAHGIDPKLLSNNAVRVTSTLQEAGFEAFVVGGAVRDLLLGVKPKDFDIATNATPEQVRKLFRRAFIIGKRFQIVHVMFGQDLLEVTTFRGTTSDNAPKDEHGRVLRDNTFGSQAEDAVRRDFTINAMYYNPANQQVLDYHGGIEDIRAKTLRIIGQPEARYREDPVRMLRVVRFAAKLKFTIEPTTAAPIALMAPLIDNVPAARVFDEMLKLLMSGHALACLQQLRKEGLHHGLLPLLDVVLEQPMGFKFVTLALDSTDARIAAGKTVSPGFLFASLLWHQVLEKWTAYRAAGEQTIPALHLAADDVLDSQTEKLALQRKIGTDMRDIWSMQPRFERRTGKAPHKLLEHLRFRAGYDFLLLRCASGEIDAELGEWWTAFYESDEAGREALIASASRAPRPPRAAGAGAGGAGAAGGSRAGGSRAGGFSAAGAPDAAGATGDDDYADAPARTGEAPKRKRAPRRSRARGHAAAAESGTPGAGNGGNGGNGGAGGAGSDHD from the coding sequence ATGATTAAGAAACTGATCCGCAAAATCCTGGGCACCAAGACCAAGGTGCGCGACACCAATACCCCCGTGGTACTGGGTCCGGACGCGCATGGCATCGATCCGAAACTGCTGTCGAACAACGCGGTACGCGTCACCAGCACCTTGCAGGAAGCGGGCTTCGAAGCGTTCGTGGTGGGCGGCGCGGTGCGCGACCTGCTGCTGGGCGTCAAACCCAAGGACTTCGACATCGCCACCAACGCCACGCCGGAGCAGGTCCGAAAACTGTTCCGCCGCGCGTTCATCATCGGCAAGCGGTTCCAGATCGTGCACGTGATGTTCGGCCAGGACTTGCTGGAGGTGACCACCTTCCGTGGCACCACGTCGGACAACGCGCCCAAGGATGAACATGGCCGCGTCCTGCGCGACAACACCTTCGGCTCGCAGGCGGAGGACGCTGTGCGGCGCGACTTCACCATCAACGCCATGTACTACAACCCGGCGAACCAGCAGGTACTCGACTACCACGGCGGCATCGAAGACATCCGCGCGAAAACCCTGCGCATCATCGGCCAGCCCGAAGCGCGCTACCGCGAAGACCCGGTGCGCATGCTGCGCGTGGTCCGCTTTGCGGCCAAACTGAAATTCACGATCGAACCGACCACCGCTGCGCCGATCGCGCTGATGGCGCCGCTGATCGACAACGTGCCGGCCGCGCGCGTGTTCGACGAAATGCTCAAGCTGCTGATGAGCGGCCACGCGCTGGCCTGCCTGCAGCAGCTGCGCAAGGAAGGCTTGCACCACGGCCTGCTGCCGCTGCTCGACGTGGTGCTGGAACAGCCGATGGGCTTCAAGTTCGTCACGCTGGCGCTGGACTCGACCGACGCGCGCATCGCCGCTGGCAAGACCGTTTCGCCGGGCTTCCTGTTTGCGTCCCTGCTGTGGCATCAGGTGCTGGAAAAATGGACGGCGTACCGCGCCGCCGGCGAGCAGACCATTCCCGCGCTGCACCTGGCCGCCGACGACGTGCTCGATTCGCAAACCGAAAAGCTGGCGCTGCAACGCAAGATCGGCACCGACATGCGCGACATCTGGTCGATGCAACCACGCTTCGAGCGCCGCACCGGCAAGGCCCCGCACAAGCTGCTCGAACACCTGCGCTTCCGCGCCGGCTACGACTTCCTGCTGCTGCGCTGCGCGTCGGGCGAAATCGATGCCGAACTCGGTGAATGGTGGACCGCGTTCTACGAATCCGATGAAGCCGGCCGCGAGGCGCTGATCGCCAGCGCCAGCCGGGCGCCGCGTCCACCGCGTGCTGCTGGTGCTGGTGCTGGTGGCGCCGGTGCTGCCGGTGGTTCGCGTGCAGGTGGTTCGCGTGCCGGCGGTTTCAGTGCTGCCGGTGCCCCGGATGCCGCTGGCGCAACCGGAGACGATGATTACGCCGATGCGCCGGCCCGCACCGGCGAAGCGCCCAAGCGCAAGCGTGCGCCACGCCGCAGCCGCGCCCGTGGTCATGCGGCCGCTGCCGAAAGCGGCACGCCCGGTGCCGGCAATGGTGGCAACGGCGGCAATGGCGGCGCCGGCGGCGCGGGTTCCGATCACGACTGA